The following coding sequences are from one Candidatus Bathyarchaeota archaeon window:
- a CDS encoding DNA-directed RNA polymerase subunit L yields the protein MNIKVLKKTETELKLEVEGAGHTLCNLLQKKLLEDEDVDLAGYDIPHPLASSPIIYVRTKGGKTPEEALLKAVDNLLEINEKFGKELEKALKT from the coding sequence TTGAATATTAAAGTATTGAAAAAAACTGAAACCGAACTTAAACTTGAAGTCGAAGGCGCGGGGCACACGCTCTGCAACCTCTTACAAAAAAAGCTTTTAGAAGACGAAGATGTTGACTTGGCTGGCTATGACATACCCCACCCGCTGGCTTCAAGCCCCATCATATACGTGCGGACTAAAGGTGGAAAAACCCCTGAAGAAGCCTTACTAAAAGCTGTGGATAATCTTCTCGAGATAAATGAGAAGTTTGGCAAAGAGTTAGAGAAAGCCCTTAAAACGTGA
- a CDS encoding exosome complex RNA-binding protein Csl4 → MTSQFQKRDSGQIVLPGEPLGVIEEFIPDAGTYVKDGVIYSKVVGRALIDYLNKRVSVFPLVHSAVPKVGSIVIGQVSNVQMQMAAVRIFKIGKHFLSGFFTGLLHVADVHLRFVDSMFDVCKPGDMVRAKVISEKNRMYHLTTKDKSLGVVYAFCSKCGDVLQQKGRGGLQCPRCGNVEKRKTAIDYGKGII, encoded by the coding sequence ATGACTTCACAATTCCAGAAGCGCGACAGCGGCCAAATAGTGTTGCCAGGTGAGCCATTAGGCGTAATTGAAGAGTTTATTCCAGACGCTGGCACCTATGTCAAAGACGGTGTCATTTATTCGAAGGTTGTTGGGAGAGCACTCATAGACTATCTTAACAAGCGAGTTTCTGTTTTCCCCCTCGTTCATAGTGCAGTGCCAAAAGTTGGAAGTATCGTGATTGGGCAAGTATCAAACGTTCAAATGCAGATGGCCGCTGTTCGAATTTTCAAGATTGGCAAGCATTTTCTCTCCGGATTCTTCACAGGATTACTTCATGTTGCGGATGTGCATCTACGGTTTGTGGATTCCATGTTTGACGTCTGTAAGCCCGGGGACATGGTTAGGGCTAAGGTTATAAGCGAAAAAAATAGAATGTACCATCTTACCACTAAAGATAAGAGTTTAGGTGTGGTTTACGCTTTCTGTTCAAAATGCGGAGACGTACTACAGCAAAAAGGGCGTGGTGGCTTGCAGTGTCCACGATGTGGAAATGTTGAAAAGCGTAAAACTGCAATAGATTATGGCAAGGGAATAATTTGA
- the dph2 gene encoding diphthamide biosynthesis enzyme Dph2 — translation MKFFDFEEERLKQEIARYEAKRVLIQLPDGLKSEGPRLAKIVEKAGALPIVSADPCYGACDLATAEAESLGVDLIVHYGHAKLLRYEKVPTVYFEARATLSVTEAVEKALPFIETWRKVGLATTVQHVQTLEEVKEILVRVGKIVMVGDAGRLNYPGQVIGCDYSNAKSIMEDVEGFLFIGGGRFHALGLTLSTSKPTVIADPFEKRAYSISGEAEQLQKQRWACIQEAQKAKTFAVLVGLKPGQKRLEEALAIKEKLEKSGKDAYLFAVKDVTPETVMNFPTVDAYVNTACPRISLDAPSKFKKPMLTVNEALVAVGELSWKDLCHKGFL, via the coding sequence TTGAAATTTTTTGATTTTGAAGAGGAAAGGCTGAAACAAGAAATTGCAAGATACGAGGCAAAACGTGTATTAATACAGCTTCCAGATGGCTTAAAAAGTGAAGGCCCGAGACTGGCAAAAATCGTGGAAAAAGCTGGAGCTTTACCCATTGTTTCTGCAGATCCTTGTTATGGGGCATGTGATTTGGCAACTGCGGAAGCTGAAAGTTTGGGCGTAGACTTAATAGTTCATTATGGGCATGCGAAGCTTTTGAGATATGAGAAGGTTCCTACTGTTTATTTTGAGGCACGAGCAACTCTAAGTGTAACTGAAGCTGTTGAGAAAGCGTTGCCCTTCATTGAAACTTGGCGCAAAGTCGGGTTAGCCACAACGGTTCAGCATGTGCAAACACTAGAAGAGGTTAAAGAGATCCTTGTGCGTGTCGGAAAAATCGTCATGGTCGGTGATGCTGGACGCTTAAACTATCCAGGACAAGTTATCGGATGCGACTATAGTAACGCTAAGTCCATCATGGAGGACGTGGAGGGCTTTCTGTTTATAGGTGGTGGCCGCTTCCATGCTTTGGGCTTGACGCTTTCCACATCCAAGCCAACAGTGATCGCTGACCCCTTTGAAAAAAGAGCGTACTCCATTAGTGGAGAGGCTGAACAGCTTCAGAAGCAGAGATGGGCTTGTATTCAAGAAGCTCAAAAGGCAAAAACTTTCGCTGTGCTGGTTGGACTTAAACCTGGACAAAAAAGGCTTGAAGAGGCCTTGGCTATCAAGGAAAAGCTTGAAAAAAGCGGAAAAGACGCTTATCTATTTGCAGTTAAAGACGTAACGCCGGAAACGGTCATGAATTTTCCCACCGTGGATGCCTACGTGAACACTGCTTGCCCCCGAATTTCGCTTGATGCACCTTCCAAATTCAAAAAGCCAATGCTCACAGTGAATGAGGCTCTCGTGGCCGTAGGAGAACTTTCATGGAAGGACTTATGCCACAAAGGCTTCCTTTGA